One Gloeothece citriformis PCC 7424 DNA window includes the following coding sequences:
- a CDS encoding ATP-binding protein, with translation MHKELINNLKCFKGAYLSFPTLERSKVKQEFLQQLSSDLNISVYYWNLATKELVNKEGYKQKLTTLQNLFEGLQNDFDKGIFCLENIGALLHDEIKTKRETLTTFLLDTLDNFKLSSNKYLILLDIEELELPTHLNSLLPSVIYPLPTVNQIRDILEECFKRNNLSLLLSDRVINSISGLSAAEIEVGCQLALSSPDFCDGLYQYKIKRLRGLGLEFLPSPDVSDFGGLDRLKLGIEQVALDYSYKAREYNLPFPKGWLLAGPPGTGKTFAAKVVARRLGFPLISVGVDLVKSKGAAYLKRILQRIEAAAPAVCYFDEFDKFFDPEAALTGSGSTKEVLGVLLTWLQEKQSKVFAIATLNRLDALPPELTRAGRFDKIYYVGFPQAIERKQIFQLHAGRFDERYKINDGPLTERQWKLLLAESQYCTGAEIRSIVEMAAKNRFYNNSPINLELNDLIAMRRSITPLYVRDTERVLAMENRARFVAESASSPDNSVFAPENWDLWGDEEN, from the coding sequence ATGCACAAAGAACTTATTAATAATTTAAAATGCTTCAAGGGAGCTTATCTTAGCTTTCCCACTTTGGAGAGAAGCAAGGTAAAACAGGAGTTTTTACAACAGTTATCATCGGATTTAAATATTTCTGTTTATTACTGGAATTTAGCCACTAAAGAATTAGTTAACAAGGAGGGTTATAAACAGAAATTAACCACATTACAAAACTTGTTCGAGGGGTTACAAAACGATTTCGATAAAGGAATATTTTGTCTCGAAAATATAGGAGCTTTATTACACGATGAAATTAAGACGAAACGAGAGACTCTAACAACATTTCTGTTAGACACACTGGATAACTTCAAACTCTCTAGTAATAAATATTTAATATTATTAGACATTGAAGAGTTAGAGTTACCCACACACCTAAATTCCTTATTACCTTCAGTTATATACCCATTACCAACAGTTAATCAAATTCGAGACATTCTAGAAGAGTGTTTTAAAAGAAATAATTTGTCATTATTATTAAGCGATCGCGTAATCAACTCCATCTCCGGTCTATCAGCCGCAGAAATCGAGGTAGGTTGTCAGTTAGCCTTAAGTTCCCCCGACTTCTGCGATGGACTATACCAATACAAAATAAAACGATTACGGGGTTTAGGGTTAGAATTCCTCCCCTCTCCCGATGTTAGTGACTTTGGCGGACTGGATAGGCTGAAATTGGGTATTGAACAGGTTGCGCTTGATTACTCATATAAAGCGAGGGAATATAACTTACCCTTTCCTAAAGGATGGTTGTTAGCTGGCCCCCCAGGTACCGGTAAAACCTTTGCGGCAAAAGTAGTTGCTAGGAGGCTTGGGTTTCCATTAATTAGTGTCGGGGTTGACTTAGTTAAATCCAAGGGTGCAGCATATTTAAAAAGAATACTCCAGAGAATCGAAGCAGCAGCCCCCGCAGTATGTTACTTCGATGAATTTGATAAGTTTTTCGACCCTGAAGCCGCTTTAACGGGGTCAGGGTCAACTAAGGAAGTGTTGGGGGTACTGTTGACTTGGCTTCAGGAGAAGCAGTCTAAAGTGTTTGCGATCGCCACCCTGAATAGGCTGGATGCTTTACCTCCCGAACTTACCAGGGCAGGACGGTTTGATAAGATATATTATGTTGGGTTTCCTCAAGCTATTGAACGGAAACAGATATTTCAGCTTCATGCTGGACGGTTTGATGAACGTTACAAAATTAATGATGGGCCACTGACCGAGAGACAGTGGAAGCTGTTACTCGCCGAAAGTCAATACTGCACGGGGGCTGAGATTCGATCAATTGTTGAGATGGCGGCTAAAAACAGATTTTACAATAATAGCCCAATAAACCTAGAACTAAACGATTTAATAGCGATGCGGCGATCGATAACTCCTCTGTACGTGAGAGACACTGAGAGGGTTCTTGCGATGGAGAATAGGGCGAGATTCGTGGCAGAATCGGCATCAAGTCCCGATAATTCGGTTTTTGCTCCCGAAAATTGGGATTTATGGGGAGATGAGGAGAATTAG
- a CDS encoding type IV secretory system conjugative DNA transfer family protein has product MSYYTAQTNTPNIPTSSITNFINTPSGLALLGSVAAFGLLSLIDNGGNKKAKLATSYWGGGGEKRKAAQRARKQLENPKRNSAALYLGMPDEVLQKLQYQWTIDKRFVFCKRKPSPKPFYVPDVQRGVSVLGGAGSGKTFSVIDPLIRSALDQGFPTIIYDFKYPAQTSRAVAYALKRGYKIRVFAPGFEESDSCNILSFLKDAEDAVAAGQLAHTITKNCDLGNGGKGDKFFEDAGATLVEGVFLLTKAIAQMRGKQYADLMTSSAILSLPKLGLRLLHAQQQNKFPIWTMRPLDQIMSVSGSSETESSIVGTAQRTFQKFIKRDYIGAFCGKSTLPLDLDGKTLIIFGLDRNNRDIVGPLLAATLHMVVSRNVSRIEPRKDPLCVFLDELPTIFLPQLQNWFNEAREDGFCGVIAAQNLGQLERIYGKELARIIFGGTACKFLFNPQDPESAKYFSEFLGDVEVKYDSKSRSKNTGKHGDGGSRSTSDNRQKRPLFEPAQFLKLSTGKAVVINPAYSRGDEDYVPIKQKIRVARCEIQEMEWSVARWPKIRAALKNDRKSNIDDDIRRKQFEERLALVNELFPEPPNNDSNSNGKGGNQSNQKQTTKEENSFNFNENRSQSKKTSDSIKSFANFTT; this is encoded by the coding sequence ATGTCATATTACACTGCTCAAACAAACACTCCTAATATACCCACCTCATCCATTACCAACTTTATTAATACCCCATCTGGGTTAGCACTCCTAGGGTCGGTTGCAGCATTCGGGTTACTTTCGTTGATCGATAATGGAGGTAACAAAAAAGCCAAGTTAGCGACCTCATACTGGGGTGGTGGTGGTGAGAAGCGTAAAGCCGCCCAACGTGCCAGAAAACAGTTAGAAAATCCTAAGCGGAACTCGGCTGCTTTATATCTGGGAATGCCTGATGAGGTTCTCCAGAAATTACAATACCAATGGACTATCGATAAGCGCTTTGTATTCTGCAAAAGAAAACCGTCCCCTAAACCTTTTTATGTTCCTGATGTTCAAAGAGGGGTGTCCGTTTTAGGAGGCGCAGGAAGCGGTAAGACTTTTTCAGTTATCGATCCCTTAATTCGATCCGCACTAGACCAGGGATTCCCGACGATTATCTACGATTTTAAGTACCCTGCACAAACCAGTCGGGCTGTGGCTTACGCCCTCAAACGTGGGTATAAGATAAGAGTATTTGCTCCAGGGTTTGAAGAGTCTGACTCCTGTAATATTTTAAGCTTCTTAAAGGATGCTGAGGATGCTGTAGCCGCAGGACAGTTGGCGCACACGATCACCAAAAACTGCGATCTCGGTAACGGTGGCAAAGGTGATAAATTTTTCGAGGATGCGGGCGCTACTTTAGTTGAGGGAGTCTTCTTATTAACTAAAGCGATCGCACAAATGCGAGGGAAGCAATACGCTGACTTAATGACTTCTTCAGCTATATTGTCATTACCGAAACTCGGTTTGAGATTGCTACACGCTCAACAACAAAATAAGTTCCCCATCTGGACTATGCGTCCCCTAGACCAAATAATGAGCGTTAGCGGTTCATCGGAGACTGAGTCATCGATCGTTGGAACAGCACAAAGAACCTTCCAAAAGTTTATTAAAAGAGATTATATTGGCGCGTTCTGCGGGAAGTCTACATTACCTTTAGACTTAGATGGTAAGACTCTTATCATTTTCGGGTTAGATAGGAACAATAGGGATATTGTCGGGCCACTCTTAGCGGCGACGCTTCACATGGTCGTATCTCGTAATGTTAGTCGCATCGAACCCAGAAAAGACCCGTTGTGTGTCTTTTTGGATGAATTACCGACCATATTCTTACCTCAACTCCAAAATTGGTTCAATGAAGCCCGTGAGGATGGTTTTTGTGGTGTTATCGCTGCTCAAAACCTCGGTCAATTAGAGCGTATCTATGGTAAGGAGTTGGCGAGGATTATATTTGGGGGTACGGCCTGTAAGTTCTTATTTAATCCTCAAGATCCTGAATCTGCTAAGTATTTCTCTGAATTCCTTGGTGATGTTGAGGTTAAGTATGACTCAAAATCTCGCTCGAAGAATACTGGTAAACACGGAGACGGGGGATCTCGTTCAACCTCAGATAATCGACAAAAACGGCCATTGTTTGAGCCGGCACAATTTTTAAAACTTTCTACCGGTAAAGCAGTCGTCATCAATCCCGCTTACAGCCGGGGGGATGAGGATTATGTGCCAATCAAACAAAAAATTCGGGTCGCTCGGTGCGAAATTCAGGAAATGGAATGGTCTGTCGCCAGATGGCCTAAGATTCGGGCGGCTCTTAAGAACGATCGAAAGTCCAACATCGATGATGATATTCGTCGCAAACAATTTGAGGAACGGCTGGCGTTAGTCAATGAATTGTTCCCTGAGCCACCTAATAATGATTCTAATAGTAATGGTAAAGGAGGAAATCAATCAAATCAAAAACAAACGACAAAAGAAGAAAATTCTTTTAACTTTAATGAAAATCGCAGTCAATCTAAAAAGACTAGCGATAGCATAAAATCATTTGCCAACTTTACAACCTAA